The Syntrophaceae bacterium genomic interval CAGGACCGGTTTCCCGTATTTTTCCATCATCCTCGCGCTGAAGGCGAAAAATTCCTCTTCGGCCCCATTATACAGTTTCTCCCCCTCATCGTAGAAAACCTGTTCGATGGCCTGCCCGGAGGCGCGGGCTGCATCAAGTGATTTGAGGACCATCCGGGTTCTCCCGACGACGCCCAGATGGATGACGGCATCGCATTGATCCCATGCGATGAGGGCTTCCAGGATTTTCCCGGGCAGCGAGGGCTCGAATTCACCGACGAGATCGACGGGGTTCTCACGGCTCCAGTACGGCGGAAGGATCCCGTCAATCCGGGCGATGACGTCCGGCGTCAGGTGAGGGACCTCCAGGCCCATCTCGACGCAGACGTCCGTTGCCACGACGCCCCACCCGCCTCCCAGGGTCATGATGGCCACCCTCTTGCCCCTGGGCAGGGGCAGAGAGGAGAAGGCAGCCGACAGATCCAGGAGATCCATCGGCTGATCGGCCAGAACCACGCCGGCCTGCCTGCAGGCTGTATTGAAAATCCGGATGTTGGACGCCATGGCCCCCGTATGGCTGGCCGCCGCCCTGCTGCCCGCCGCGGTCCGGCCGCCCTTGAGAACAACGACGGGTTTTTTCCTGGAAACCTGCCGGGCCGTCGAATAGAACCGCCGTCCGTCCTTGGTGCTTTCGACGTAGAGGACGACCGTTTTCGTAATGTCGTCGACTTCAAAGGTCCGAAGGTAGTCTTCGATGGTGATCATGGCCTCGTTCCCGGATCCGCAGAAGGCGCGGATGCCGATCCCTTCCGCCTCGGCAAAATCCAGGAGCTGGATCCCCATGTTGCCGGACTGCGAGACCAGGCCGACCGGCCCGGGCTTCGGCCAGCATGAAGTTCCGATACAGAAAAACTTTGCATGGGGGTTGCAGATGCCCATCGTGTTGGGACCGAGGATCGTGACGCCCGCCTCCGCGGCGGCTTTCACGAGGTCCGCTTCGGCTTGGCGGCCCTCGGCGCCCAATTCCCCGAAGCCAGACGTGATCAGGAGCATGTGCCGGATTCCCTTCGCCTTGAATTCGGGAATCAGGGCGGAGACATGGGCCGCCGGAATCGTGACGACGCCGAGATCGACCTCCCCCTGGATTTCCATGACGTTCCGGTACACCTTCCGGCCGGCAATCTCCCCTCCCCTTTGATTGACAGGATAAACCTCTCCCCTGTAACCGCCGGCCAGAACGTTCGAGAAAAGCATGTTGCCCCATTTCCCGATCTGGGGCGACGCACCGATCAGGGCGATGGAACGGGGATAGAAAATCTTTTCCAGCTCCCTCGGATCCACGGGATGATGGGTGGTCTTTCCCGCGGGCCGGTCGCCGAGGATGATCAGCGCGTCCACCGCGGTCACCCGGCCGTCGGCCCCGATCACCAGGGGATTGATGTCGACCTCCGCAATATCGGCCACATCCTCCGCCAGGCGGGACAGACCGACGAGCGTTCGGACGATGTCTTCCCTCCGGGCCGGAGAGTCTCCCCGGAAAGCGCCCAGCAGCTTCGAGGAACGGATCTCGTCGATCATCCGTCCGGCCTCGGCTTCGTCCAGGGGGGTAAGGCGGAATACGACGTCCCCCAGGGCCTCCGTGAAGATCCCGCCGAGGCCGAACATGACGATGGGGCCGAACTGCGGGTCGCAGAACAGGCCCGCCACGAATTCCCGGCGCCCCCGGATCATCGGCTGAACGAGATATCCCTCCAGGTCATCCCCCGCCGAGCGGGCGATGGCCTTCGCTGCCGACAGGACATCGCGCTTGTTTCCAAGGTTCAGGCGGACGAGCCCCCGCTCCGTTTTATGCGTCAGTCTGGCCCCCAATCCCTTGAGGACAATGGGAAATCCATATTGCTGAGCCTGCCGAACCGCATCCTCCGGATCGGCGGCGACCGATTCTTCCACAACGGGTATGCCGTAACGGCGCAGGACCTGTTTTGCCTCCGCCTCCGTCAAGGCCTTCCGGCCTTCCTTTTTTGCCGTTTCAATCTGCTTCTGATCCATTCTGTTCTCCTGTTTCTGCATCCTTATTGGAATCCCTGCTCCGATGCGTGCCGGACAACGTTTTGGCACGGTTCTAAAAGACAGATAGCATTGGATCATTATTCATTTTCCGGCCGGTGTGCAATCTTTCTTTCGCCCGCCTGATCACGGGAGTTGTGCCTGACCATGCCCCTGTTCTCAGACCGCGGGACTGCGAGATGCCCCGGTCGCACGGGCTCTGTCTTCCATGACCCGTTACATTTGTTTTATCAGCGGATCGATCCGTTACCGCGAGGATCTGTCCGTATGCCGAACAACTGCGGCATGAAGGCCGATAAGCAGGGTCGGGATGTGGAGGAAATGACGGGTTACCGGTCTGCACCGCAAAACCGTTCCGGTTTTCAGGGAGAGAGTCCGCTCCGGAGGGACGGGACGGCAAGACCGATACCGTACGAGGGGGGGAGGGAGCCGGCCAGGCTATCAACCGGCCCCCTCCAAAGGAGGGATCAATAGTTCACGTTGGCAATGCCCTTGAGGCCCAGGATCCGGCGGGCTTCATCCGGTGTCGCCGGCTCGATGCCGAGTTCCTTGGTGACCCGGACCATCTTGGCCACCTGCTCGGCGTTGCTCTGCGCCATCCTGCCCTTCTCCAGCCAGAGGTTGTCCTCCAGGCCCACCCGGCAGTTCCCGCCCAGGAGCAGCGACTGCGTGCAGATGGGAACCTGGGCCCGGCCGGCCACGCACACGGAGAACTCGAACTCGCCGATGTGCCGCTTCGCGTGCTCCACGAGGAACATCAGGTTCTCGGGGCTCGCCGAGAGCCCGCCCAGGATGCCCAGGACGAACTGGATGTAGACGGGCTTCTTGATGTAGCCGGCCTGGATCAGGAAAGCCACGTTGTTCACCATGCCCGCGTCGTAGATCTCGAACTCGGGCTTCGTGTTGTTTTCGCTGAAGACCGCGCAGTACTCCCTCAGGGTCTTGAAGGTATTGGTGAAGATGAAGTCTTCCGTCATGCCCAGCATCACCTTCTCCCACTCGTGCTTCCACTCCTTGTAGCGAGTCACCATCGGGAAGAGTCCCCAGTTCATGGACCCGGCGTTGCAGGAGGCCAGCTCGGGCTTGTATGCCGTAACCGGGGCAACCCGCTGTTCCAGGGTCATGCCGGCTCCGCCGCCGGTCGTGATGCAGACGACGGCGTTGCAGCGGCTCTTGATGCTGGTGATGATTTCCTTCATCAGGTTGATGTCCGGGGAAGGAAGCCCGTTTTCCGGATTACGGGCGTGAACGTGGACCACCGCCGCCCCTGCCTCGTAGGCCCGGACGGCCTCGTCGGCGATCTGCTGGGGCGTGATGGGGAGGTAGTCCGACATGGTCGGGGTGTGGATGCTGCCCGTGATGGCGCAGGTAATGACCGCTTTTTCTTTCATGTTTTGAGACTCCTTTCCTTCATTTGCAGACTCTATGGCGCAAACGCTTCTACTCGGGCAGCTGCGTCAGTTGAAACAAGGACAGATTCCCGAATTCCGCCTTGTATTTTCCCTGTTCGATTCCCTTGACGGTGGATACGACCGTGTCGTTGATCGGCGTCGGCACGCCCGTCTTCCGGCCGTTTTCACAGACAACGCCGTTGATGGCGTCGATTTCCGTCTTCAGACCCTTCTCGATGTCCTGGAGCATGCTGGCCTTCAGAAGCCGGTGGGGACCGAAGACCATCTTGTAGATCCCGGCGCGTGCCACCATTTCGGCCTGGGTCTGGAAGGCCAGGATGTTCAGGTCCGCTCCCTGGATCTTCTCCAGGGTCACGCCCAGCTTTCGGGTGACGGCGATGGTCTCGTTGCCGATCAGCGCAACGCAGGCCAGGGCTTTTTCATTGTCGAGAACGTCTCCGAACGTGCAGCCCAGGGAAGCGGACATGCCGCTCAGGGTGGCGTTGATGAGAAGTTTCGACCACCGGATGCCCGGTAGGTTGGTCGTGATCTCCGTCGGGCAGATCTTCTCAAGCACGGCCGCCACGGCCTTAGTTCGATCCTTGATCGTTCCGTCCAGTTCCCCCAGGTCCAGGGTCATCTTATCCGATTCGGACGTCAACTCCGACACGCCGGGGCGAAGCCATGTGGCGCCCCAGCCGACGGCGCAGCCCATGACCTTCTCGCGCCCGACATGGGCCGCCACGGCTTCCTCGGGTACCCCGTTCTGGAGCGTGCATACGATGCTGTCCTTGTGAAGATGCGGAACGAGGGCCTTCAAGGCCGATTCGTTGTATGTCTGCTTGACCAGGTACAGGACCAGGTCATACGTGCCCGACATCGCGTCCGGCGTGATGGCCTTGACGGGCACGGTGAGGTCCATCTTGCCTGCAATGGTCGCTCCGTTCTTGTTCAGGGCCTCGACGTGTTCTTTGTTGGCGTCGATAAGAACAACGTCTCCCCCGTTTTTCGTAATCAGCGCCCCGGAGATGGTTCCCAGGGACCCTGCTCCCAATATTGCCACTTTCATGTCGACACCTCGCTATCTCCTGCTTTTCGGCAGGCATGATTGTGTAGGATGACTGATCCCTCAATGTCTCTTGAGATCAGGGGCTATCCTCCCGGTCCGCTGGAACGGCCCCCTGGGGTCGCCTCGCAGCGGCCCCGAGGAAGGCCGTATCCCGGACTCGTTCTTTTTTTACCTGTTGCCGACGCGCCGGGGCATGATTCGGAACAGGCGGTTCTTGCTACGATGCTTTACAGCTTGCCGTGGAACTTGAGCAGGGCCAGAAGTCCGTCATCCCGCCAGCGGGCGATATCCTCGCTGGTCCGACCCTGTTCCGGCGGCCTATTCGCCATTTCCTGGAGCACACCCTCGTGGGCTGCATCCAGCCAGTTTTCCGGCCACTTTTTCCAGTCTGCCATGTCTTCCCACCACCACTCCACGGTGGGACCGATATGGTGCATGACTCCTTTGAGACCGAAGGGTCCCCCGGCCAGGTGATAGATCATGTTGGGTCCCATGAGCCCGTAACGGAGACCGGGCCCGAAGGTCACGCACTTGTCCACGTCCTCCACGGAGCACACGCCGCGGACCACCAAGTCCACCGCTTCCCGGTAAAGGGCCACGGAAAGGCGGTTGGCGATGAACCCCAGGGCCTCCTTCCGGAGGACGACGGGCTCCTTGCCGAGGGCCTTGTAAAAGGCGACAGCAGTCTCGACGGCCGCCTCGGACGTCTTTTCTCCCTTCCCTATCTCCACGAGGGGGATCAGGTGGGGAGGATTGTAGGGATGGGCCCCGAGACAGCGCTCCGGGTGGGCCGATCCCTTGGCGATCTCCGTGATCAGGAGACCCGACGTGCTGGAGGCAAAAATCGCCTCCGCCGGGGCATGGCGGTCCACCTCGGCCAGCAGGGCCTGTTTCACTTCGTATCGTTCCGGGGACGCCTCCTGGATGAACTGGACGTCCGCCACGGCCTCTGCCAGATCGGTCGTGTATTTGGCGAGACCCATGGCAACGTGCGCCTTGTCCGCCGTCAGGATGTTCCGTTTCACCAGGAAATCGAAGCCCGCCGCGATCCGGTTCCGGGCGTTCTGAAGGGCCTCTTCGTTGATGTCGAATATGTGGGCGGGGTAGCCCTTCCACAGGAAATTCAGGGCCCAGCAGGATCCGATCATCCCTCCTCCGCCCAGTACGGCTGTTTTCTTGATGTCCTTGACGTTCATGATTTCCTCCGCGATCCGGCTCCTCTTAGTAGATCATGATGCCCAGGGGGATCACGATCAGGAGGGCGATGATCGTCGCCACGATGTGGCCCCACCAGATATGCTTGTAACCGTTCATGTGGGTCAGACCGGTGACGGCCAGGAAGGTGATGACCACGCCGTTGTGCGGCAGGGCGTCGAAGCAGCCCGCCGACATGGTGGCAACCCGGTGAATCAGGTCGGGGGAGAGGCCGAGGGCCAGGTACTTCGGCGCCAGGGTCTCCAGAATGATGCCCAGACCGCCGGAGGCCGAACCGGTGATGCCGGCCATCATGTTCGTGGCGATCGCCAGGGAGACGATGGGATGCATCGGCAGGGTGAGGAGCCAGCCGGCGATGACCTTGAATCCGGCCGTGGCCGCGATGGCCATTCCGTACCCGACGTCCGCGCAGGTGTTCACGATCGGGATGACGGTGTTTACGGCACCCTTGTTCAGGGTCTCCGGGAGGTTCTTGAAGTACTTCCAGAAGAAGACGATGCAGAAGGCGACGCCGCCCAGCAGTGCCCATACGGCGTCGAGCTTGAAGGCATTCAGCATGATGACGACGACGATCATGGGAACGATGCTCAGGAACACATTGGGAAGCTTTTCCATGGCGACCACTTCGCCGGCCACGACGCCGATGCCGCTCGGGGCCACGTAGCCTTCACCGCGCGCCTTGGCTTTCTTGAGCTGATACTTGAAGTAGAAGACGTTGAAAGCCGCCACGACAATCGCACCCAGGATGCCCAGCAGAGGGGCCGACATAGTGGACGAGGCCATGTACTTGGTCGGCATGATGTTCAGGATCTGGGGAGAACCGGGCATCATGGTCATGGTGATCGAGCCGATGCTGAAGGCATAGGGGATCACGAAGAGGTGCCACGGAAGGTCCAGTTCCTTGAAGATGGGGCGGCCGATGGGGATGAGGGCGAAGATGACGACGAAGAGGCTCACGCCGCCGTAGGTCAGGGCGATGCCGATCAGGGCGATGGCCATGACGCCGTTCATCGGGTTCCCCCGGCCGACGACCTTCAGGATTCCCTCGGCGATGGCCCGGGCAGCACCGCTGTCCTCCATGACCTTGCCGAAGAGGGACCCCATCAGGAAGATGAGGTAGAATTTCCCCGCGTAACTGACGAAGCCCTTCATGTATGGGCCTAACAGGGTGGGAAGAATGTCCAGGCCGGAAAAGACCGCGACGAAAACAACAGCCAGAGGGGCCAGGATGATGATGTGCCATCCCCGGAGGGCAAAGACAACGATGAATGCCAGGGATAGAACAATGCCGATGATGCTGAGGGTACTAGGATCCATTTCCATCTCTCCTTTCTTTGTATTTCTCTGGCATCCGTTTTAGGAGAGATGGACAGGAAAGAACAATGGGGGACGACCCCCATTTCGAAGGGATCGTCCCCCATTCGATGGAAAATGGACGGACCGGCTATCCTTCCCAGAGGTCCGGGTCGGCGATCCCGATCTTGATGGCGTATTTCAGGAGTTCAAGCCGGTCGTGGATGCCCAGCTTGCTCATGACGCTGGCACGGTGCTTTTCCACCGTCTTGGCGCTGACACACAGGATATCGGCGATCCGGGCCGTCGAGTTCCCCTCCACGACGAGGCGAAATACCTGCTGTTCCCGCTCCGTCAGGAGCTCGTAGCCCTTGGGGGCGGGCGTCTTTTCACGACTCCGCACGTAGCTGCCGATGACATCCGCCCGGATCTTGGAGCTGAGGAAGTATTCTCCCCGATGGGCCGCCCGGATCGCCTCGATGATGTCCGTGCTTGGTGACGCCTTCAGGACATAGCCGATGGCTCCGGAGGCCAGGGCCTGGTGGACGTAGCTTTCCTTGGCATGCATGGACAGGACGACCATCCGGGCGGAGGGCAGGGTCTCCCGGATCAGGCTGATCACGTCCAGGCCGCTGAGTCCGGGCATGCCGATGTCCAGCACGATGACGTCGGGATGATGGGATTTCGCAAATTCCAGGGCCTGGCAACCGTCTTCGGCCTCACCGACGACTTCCATATCGGGCTGCGCATTGAGCAACTGGTGCAGTCCTTCCCGGATAATGGCATGATCGTCGGCGATCAGGATGCGGATCTTTCTCATACGGCGCCTCCCTCCTCGGGTATTTCCACCCTGACGGTTGTTCCCCGACCGGGGGCGGAGGTGATATCGATGGTTCCGCCCAGGGAGGCCACCCGTTCCTGCATGCTCAAAAGGCCGATTCCCCTGGGCCTTCCGCCGGGAAGGCCTTCTTCGGCCGTCACGAATCCAACGCCGTCGTCCCGGATGACAAGAATCGTTTTCGGGTGGCTGTGGGTCAGGAGGATCTTAACATTTTTTGCCTGGGCGTGCTTGGCGATGTTGGTGAGGGACTCCTGGAAGATTCGGTACAGGACGATCTCGGCCGCACCCCCGAGGCGTCGCTTGAATCCCGTTGCCTGGAACTGGATGTCCAGTCCTTCGCGATGGCTGAGGAAATCCTGGATGTGCCACTCCAGGGTCGGAATGAGGCCCATGTGATCCAGCACGTCCGGCCTCAGGCGGGCGGTGGTCTTCCGTACCTGGTCGGCCAGTTGCTCCACCCGGCGGACAAGCGTCCGGCACCGCTCCTTGCTGTCTCCGCCGCTGTCACCGAGGGAGGTCTCCAGCGCCTCCAGGCCGAAATGCAGGGACGTGAGAGACTGGCCGAACTCGTCGTGGAGATCCGCCGCGAGGCGCCGGCTTTCCTCTTCCATGACGTCGATCAGGCGCCGGGACAGGAGATGGATTTTTTCCTCCGCTTCTTTGCGGCTCGTGATGTCGATGACAATGGCCACGACGGCAGGCCTCCCCTGATAGATGGCGGGGCTGGCCCAGAGCTCGACCCAGATGATCGAACCATCCTTTTGGAGCGCCCGGAAGATGTACTGGGCGGGTGAGAAGGAGATTTTCTGGCGTTTGATCCCCCTCTTTTTCACCATGTCCCGATCCGCCGGATGAATCACCTCCCAGAACTGCCTGCCGACGATTTCGTCGGGAGAATCGTAACCCAGCATGTCGATGAGCCGCTGGTTCACATAGCGAAAGATGCCGTTCTGATGAACGTTGATCCCGGCGATGGAGTTTTCCACCACGGTTCGATACTTCTCCTCGGACTCCTGGAGCTCTCGCTCGGCCCGCTTCCTGTCCGTCACGTCCACGACAAATCCCTCGTATCCCTCGGGTTCTCCCTGCTTGTTCCGCCGGATTGCCGAGGTGATGTGGACGTCGATGACGGTCCCGTCCTTCCGTCGCATCTCCGTTTCGAATTCCCGGACAGACCCGTGCCGGCCCATCACCTCTTTGAACCGGAGGCGGCTTTTCGGATCCGTATACAGGGACTTCGTCGAGTCGAGACCGATCATCTCTTCCCGGGAATCGTATCCGAGCATGCGGACACCCGAGTCGTTGATGTCGAGGATAATCCCGTCGAGGTCGGTCAGGTTGACCATGGCCGGAGAGTGTTCAAAAAGATGTCGGTACTTCCGTTCCGACTCGCGGAGGGCTTTCAGTTCCCGCCGGCAGGCCTTCAGCTTTTCTTCCAGCCCGGCAATCCGATCCTCTGCAGACGGCTCAATCGGCGAATTCATGACAAGCGACCTTTCCTGTTCGTTGCATCCGGGGTCGAGGGGTTTCCATTCCGGCACCGCTCGCTTTTTTCTTTGTGTCATACAATCAGGCCGATTCCGGGAACCATCCGAGTAAAAGGATGGTTTATCGGATTGTGAATGTGCCTTCTCCGAAGGGTTTCCCGTCGACGAGAATGACGACCCTGTATCTTCCGCCGGGCCAGTGGCCGGGTTCATCCCACCCCCAGCTGTGGCTGACCCAGGCGGTCCGCCAGTCCTTCCGGACCGTGAAGGGAAGCGTCAGCTCTCCTTGAATGCTGCCGTCGGAATGGATGTACTGCCAGTCGAACGTGTAGAGCCGGCTTTTGTCCTGCCACAGGCCGTTTTCCATGTTCACCTGGCACCAGATGTATCGGGACGCATCCCGCGAGAATTCCGATGCATAGCGACGGTTGTCTATGGGAACGTTGGACGTCCCACCCTCATAAAACCGGATATCCACCAAGTGGAGGGGAATTCCGGCGGAGGCGTCGTCCCGGTGCTCGCCCGCGGCTTTCCGTTCGATGCCGGCAATCCATTCTTCCTGCCAGAAACCGGGTTTTGTCCGGATGATGATCCGGTCCCCGGGGCGAACCGTCCGGAACAAGTCGACGGTGACGGAGAGTCGGTCGGTCTCGCCCGGATGCTGCCAGGAGGGGAAGGTGAGATAATATGTCCGGCTGTCTTTGTTTTTCGTTACATATCGGTCTGTTACGGGAACATCCCGGGTCGTTTCGACTCCCTGGTCCAGATATCCGTTCGTGACGACGGCGCTTCCGGTCAAGGCGAGCGGAAATCCCACCAGCGAAAGGATCAGGGCGAGGAGATAAATCCGGTGGGATGTCGAACGGCCCCGGATCCAGCGGAATGCGAGATAGAGGAAGACCAGCGCCGCAGGTGCGGAAATGGCCAGGGCATTTAGAATAAGACGGTTTCCGAGGGGTTCGTACTCGCTGAGCCCGAATCCGAGACAGACGGCCCCTCCAAGAATGAGCAGTCCGATGAAGGAAAACAGGAGGACGAGGCCGGCGGGAGATACGGGCGGCCGCAGGGTGCCCGGAAAGAGAGAGGGGCCATAGGAAAGGGGGTGACCTGCATCCGCCAATCCCCCGGAAAGGGAAAGCAGGCCATCCAGGTACCGGTCCGCCTGCACCGCCGCGAGCGCATCCACCTTAAGCGGCGACAGGACAATCCGGATCCCTTTCTTATCAAAGACGATTTCCCGGATAGGCGATCCCATATTGAAGAGCCCGTCAATCTGCTGTCGCCGGGACGGTTCCGAAAGGTAGGGCAGAAAGACATCACTTCGGTCGGTGTCGAAGAAGTAGGCATTGTCAAACGAGGGGTCGCCCGTCTGGAGTTCCGCCACCAGGCCGATCCGCTTCGCAAAACGGTCGTACCATGCTTCTTCCCGGATCGTGATCCTGTCCGCGCAGGAAATCCTGACCAGGATGGTCAGGGAAGGCGGGCTGTTCTTGGAGCCCAAGAAATAACGGCAGGTGAAGGGAACGCCATCATGGAGACCTTCCAGGAGATCTCCCGTAAAGAGGGATTTCCGGATGACCCGGCCGTTGAGCTTTTCAGCCAGATCCTTGAAGGCCCGGCGGCTCCCGGAGAGTTTCCGACGGTAAACGTACAGGAACGCCAGGAGAACGGCTACACTGAGGAAGACGAATGCAAAAGCGGCGCTCAGGAAGATCTCGGCCATGATGTCTCCGGGAAGCACGCCTGACCGGTCGATCCGGATGTCGCTTCCGTCCCGGGTCCCGGGCATGCATCAGAATGCTGGAGGAAACATAGGCGATATGGCCCGTTTCTGTCAATTCAAACAGGCCGAACAGGGAAGCTCCTGAAAATGTCCGCCTGCCTTCCCGTCCCGGGCGGCGCTGCTCGTCGGGGACTCCGTGTTCGTTTGTTCCCGGGCCTTCCGCGTCTCTTCAATGCTCATGAAAGTAAACGCCTCCTGCCAAGGTCCTTAGGGAGACCGCTTCCGCGGAAGTTTTTCAGTGGAATGCCTTGTCTTGTGCCTGTCCTGTACCGGCGAGAAAAGCCATGGCTCGGGGCCATATTTCCTTCAGCGACTGGTTGCCCATGAGGGTGCCGATGTGTCCCCCCGGGGAAAGCAGCTTCAGGATCCGTCGGGAGGAGACAAGACGCTCCATGGCGAATACCTGCCCGGGCGGTGTGATGTGATCCTTACTGCCGCCGATGAGGACCAGAGGACAGTGGATGTTCCTCAGATCCACGGACCGCTGGTCGATGACGAGACTGCCGGGGTGGGTCAGGCTGTTTTTCCGGAAGATCCAGTCCACGGCCTCAAGGTAGAAGCGGCCCGGCAGATTCTGAGTCGATTCGTACCAGTTGGTGAAACGCTTGAATCGCTCCAGTCCCTGCATGTCCTCCCGGAGGCACAGACCCCAGATGTTGAAATATTTGTTGAAATAATGCTCGTGGGGCTGGAGGGCCTTGAAACCCCCGAGCATGAATCCACCGGGCATCACGCCGTTGAAGGATTGAACGGCCATGCGGTAGCAGTTGTCGGGGATTTTCGAGCAGTCGCCGATGAAGGAATCCTCCGCCTCCAGGTCGATGGGGGCGGCGGCAACAATCAGCCCCGAGATTTTTTCCGGGTAGAGGGAGGCATAGATGGCCGCCTGCCATCCGCCCTGACATTGCCCTACTAGAGCGATCTTCCTGGCTTTCACGGCCTTCATGACCTTGTCGATGCCGATGTCCGTCAGCCGGATGTAATCGAAAATGCCCAGGTTCCGGTATTCTTCCGTTGCCGGAAGCCATTCGGTCACGGCAACCTGATAGCCGTGCTCCAGGAAGACCCGTACCAGGCTTTGATCGGGCAGGTAGTCGGCGATGGTGCCGGCATGCCCGGCCTGGGGGGGAAGAATCAAGACGGTCTTTCTGGCGCCGGGATTGCGGAACAGCCTCAAGCGAAGGGTCTGGTATTCGAACAGCACCTCATTTTCGGTTGCCCAGTCCTCTTTCAGGGGCCGATAGCAGACCGCTTTCAGGAACTCCTGGATCTGGTCCGTCATGAAATCGATCATGTTGTGTTTTTATTCCTTTCTGTCTTTTGGTTCCTGCCTTGGCGTCGTGTACCCAATAAAAAAAGGGAGCCCGTATCACGTGGAACGGTTCCCCCCTTTTTCAAGGCGCCTTCATGCCTGAAGAGGCGAAAAATGGCAATGGTAAAAATTTTTTATTTTAAAATATTGATGCCAATCCAACTGTTATCATGTTGTGTGTTCTGTCGGTCGGAGCCGTTGGACTTGGAGGAGGCGTCGAATCGTCCGATCGGACGGACGCCGATTCATGAAAAGGACGTCTGTCTTTGACCTTTCAGGGCAACGCCGATTGACGGTTTCGCTTTTTCTGGTAGGGTCCCCATCGGAAAACTCGAAGCGGTTTACCAGCTGAAGCGGGCCTTTATCGGCCGCTATGATCTCGTGGTGTGCCGCTCCGTTCGCAAAGGAAGGAGTACGTCTCATGAGCAGCTTTTCTTACAGCCGGGAGGCCCTGGAGAATCTCCGGATTGCCGATCCCGCCATTCTGGACCCGCTGGTTGACATCGAGTCCGCCCGCAAGGCTCATTTGCGCAAGGACCATGCGAAGCGGGACAAGAGGATGTCCATCCGGGAAGCCGTGGCCGAGTTCGTACAGGATGGCGACATTGCCACCGACTCGGGGTTTGCCTACGTGAGAACACCTCACCAGGCCTACTTCGAAATGATGCGCCAGGGGAAAAAGAGACTTCATTTCATCGGTTCCCCCAATACCAACCAGAGCTATCTGATCAACTACGGAGTCTGCGCATACTCTCACAATTCATACGTAGGGGCGGAAATGCGTGGGAGCGACCGGAATTACTCCCGCCAGCTCCTGAACGGCAAGGTCGCGATCCTCTCGGAATGGAGTCACGGTTCCATGGCCCAGGGTTTCAAGGCAGCGCAGCTTGGCGCACCGGGCGTTTTCAGCAAGCAGCTGCTGGGA includes:
- a CDS encoding alpha/beta fold hydrolase, which codes for MIDFMTDQIQEFLKAVCYRPLKEDWATENEVLFEYQTLRLRLFRNPGARKTVLILPPQAGHAGTIADYLPDQSLVRVFLEHGYQVAVTEWLPATEEYRNLGIFDYIRLTDIGIDKVMKAVKARKIALVGQCQGGWQAAIYASLYPEKISGLIVAAAPIDLEAEDSFIGDCSKIPDNCYRMAVQSFNGVMPGGFMLGGFKALQPHEHYFNKYFNIWGLCLREDMQGLERFKRFTNWYESTQNLPGRFYLEAVDWIFRKNSLTHPGSLVIDQRSVDLRNIHCPLVLIGGSKDHITPPGQVFAMERLVSSRRILKLLSPGGHIGTLMGNQSLKEIWPRAMAFLAGTGQAQDKAFH
- a CDS encoding PAS domain S-box protein; this encodes MNSPIEPSAEDRIAGLEEKLKACRRELKALRESERKYRHLFEHSPAMVNLTDLDGIILDINDSGVRMLGYDSREEMIGLDSTKSLYTDPKSRLRFKEVMGRHGSVREFETEMRRKDGTVIDVHITSAIRRNKQGEPEGYEGFVVDVTDRKRAERELQESEEKYRTVVENSIAGINVHQNGIFRYVNQRLIDMLGYDSPDEIVGRQFWEVIHPADRDMVKKRGIKRQKISFSPAQYIFRALQKDGSIIWVELWASPAIYQGRPAVVAIVIDITSRKEAEEKIHLLSRRLIDVMEEESRRLAADLHDEFGQSLTSLHFGLEALETSLGDSGGDSKERCRTLVRRVEQLADQVRKTTARLRPDVLDHMGLIPTLEWHIQDFLSHREGLDIQFQATGFKRRLGGAAEIVLYRIFQESLTNIAKHAQAKNVKILLTHSHPKTILVIRDDGVGFVTAEEGLPGGRPRGIGLLSMQERVASLGGTIDITSAPGRGTTVRVEIPEEGGAV